From Methylopila sp. M107, a single genomic window includes:
- a CDS encoding efflux RND transporter periplasmic adaptor subunit: protein MKPRRLIGIFCAAAAVAGAGVFLWDRTLGPSTAQTAPPQPPLVTVATPLVKQVTDFDEFTGRFEPTATVEIRPRVSGYLTEINFSDGQIVESGQALFVIDRRPYETALAQAEAQLSGAKAQLTFAEADERRSQQLVKTSNIAVATHEQRVQTRRAAQAALQSAEAAVSRARLDLDFTEVRSPVRGRVSNRRVDLGNLVVGDGASTVLTTVVAQDRLYFVFDISEGDLLARRRAPGASARDALGLGVQARHDGESDWPRAGKLDFLDNRLQAGSGTIRARATFENADGALTPGQFGRIRLPRGPAYEAVMIPETAVMNDQYKKVALVLDDKNVVRQRQLTLGPVQPGGLIIVRSGVGAGDRVVVNGLMQAKPNQPARPQPGSIEADDKPLS, encoded by the coding sequence ATGAAGCCGAGACGCCTGATCGGCATCTTCTGCGCAGCGGCCGCCGTCGCGGGCGCCGGCGTCTTCCTCTGGGACAGAACCCTCGGCCCCTCCACGGCCCAGACCGCCCCGCCGCAGCCGCCGCTCGTTACCGTCGCCACCCCGCTCGTGAAGCAGGTCACCGATTTCGATGAGTTCACCGGACGGTTCGAACCGACCGCGACCGTCGAGATCAGGCCGCGCGTCTCGGGCTATCTCACCGAGATCAATTTCTCCGACGGCCAGATCGTCGAGAGCGGACAGGCGCTGTTCGTGATCGACCGGCGCCCCTATGAGACCGCGCTCGCGCAGGCCGAGGCGCAGCTCTCCGGCGCGAAGGCGCAACTCACTTTCGCTGAGGCCGACGAGCGGCGCAGCCAGCAGCTCGTGAAAACCTCCAACATCGCGGTCGCGACCCATGAGCAGCGGGTGCAGACGCGCCGCGCCGCGCAGGCCGCGCTTCAGTCCGCGGAAGCCGCGGTGAGCCGCGCCCGGCTCGACCTCGACTTCACCGAGGTGCGCTCGCCGGTGCGCGGGCGGGTTTCGAACCGCCGCGTCGACCTCGGCAACCTCGTGGTCGGCGACGGGGCCTCGACGGTGCTGACGACCGTGGTGGCGCAGGACCGGCTCTATTTCGTGTTCGACATCAGCGAGGGCGACCTGCTGGCGCGACGGCGGGCACCGGGCGCCTCGGCGCGCGACGCGCTCGGCCTCGGCGTGCAGGCGCGGCATGACGGGGAGAGCGACTGGCCGCGCGCCGGCAAGCTCGACTTCCTCGACAACCGCCTCCAGGCCGGCTCCGGCACCATCCGGGCGCGCGCGACCTTCGAGAACGCCGACGGGGCGCTGACGCCCGGCCAGTTCGGCCGCATCCGCCTGCCGCGTGGGCCAGCCTACGAGGCCGTCATGATCCCCGAGACCGCGGTGATGAACGACCAGTACAAGAAGGTCGCGCTGGTGCTCGACGACAAGAACGTCGTGCGCCAGCGGCAGCTGACGCTTGGGCCGGTGCAGCCCGGCGGGCTGATCATCGTGCGCTCGGGCGTCGGGGCGGGCGACCGCGTCGTCGTCAACGGCCTGATGCAGGCGAAGCCCAACCAGCCGGCCCGTCCGCAGCCCGGCTCGATCGAAGCCGACGACAAGCCGCTGAGCTGA
- a CDS encoding phage tail protein — protein MPAPMFPANAHRYDPYRTFKFQVSIEGKTIAGLSKMGALKRTTEVVKWRSAGSNSSQTVNPGGSAFEAVTLEQGLSHDKIFEEWANSVHNVAEGDGGISLKNFRRTVVVTVLNQQGTPAITYTLKKAWVSEFNALPELDANNMNTVGIQSITIQHEGFIRDEAVGEPAET, from the coding sequence ATGCCAGCCCCGATGTTTCCGGCGAACGCCCATCGCTACGACCCCTACCGCACCTTCAAATTCCAGGTCTCGATCGAGGGCAAGACGATCGCCGGCCTGTCCAAGATGGGCGCGCTCAAGCGCACCACCGAGGTCGTGAAGTGGCGGAGCGCCGGCTCGAATTCGAGCCAGACCGTCAACCCCGGCGGCTCCGCCTTCGAGGCGGTGACGCTCGAGCAGGGCCTGTCGCACGACAAGATCTTCGAGGAATGGGCCAACTCGGTCCACAACGTCGCCGAAGGCGACGGCGGGATCAGCCTGAAGAACTTTCGCCGCACCGTCGTCGTCACCGTGCTGAACCAGCAGGGCACGCCCGCCATCACCTACACGCTGAAGAAGGCGTGGGTGTCCGAGTTTAACGCGCTGCCCGAACTCGACGCCAACAACATGAACACGGTCGGCATCCAGTCGATCACGATCCAGCACGAGGGCTTCATCCGCGACGAGGCCGTCGGCGAGCCGGCCGAGACCTGA
- a CDS encoding ATP-binding protein yields the protein MNEHAKPESMTQPALAAEWSRVSMLLALAEAGRTGGDVSEDFAERFVALNELVAQGRETGSWDGLRDLIDRDLAQRLIKLDIDILALALAAEASPAFAPRIQSLQPHLGSPWPSLALIQELLMLEDAHEADALIGRLAPENPLVASGAVRIEGEGAYQIVRPGAATGLAVLGRSLDSATPPGASLVTRRASFDQLVASPETLSALKDFVSWVRFGRQVYRDWGARKLGGPLVLFNGPSGVGKTFAASAVAGELARATGEHWALYSLDLGRVMSKYVGETEKNINRLLDAVSGRRAILQIDEADGLLGKRGDVSDARDRYSNLEVSHMLSRFEAHDGPVILTTNMRANIDGAFLRRFQIVVDFPGPDAAAREKLWRLLIPPSAPIDEAVEPQALAGAVKLAGGAIHNAAVYASMLAAGEGGPLGYRHFARAVWSELNKESRQVRRSELGFLAEHLEKAS from the coding sequence ATGAATGAGCACGCCAAGCCCGAATCGATGACGCAGCCGGCGCTCGCGGCCGAATGGTCGCGCGTCTCCATGCTGCTGGCGCTCGCCGAAGCGGGGCGCACCGGCGGCGACGTCTCGGAGGATTTCGCCGAGCGCTTCGTCGCGCTGAACGAACTGGTGGCGCAAGGACGCGAGACCGGAAGCTGGGACGGGCTGCGCGACCTCATCGACCGCGACCTCGCGCAAAGGCTGATCAAGCTCGACATCGACATCCTGGCGCTGGCGCTCGCGGCCGAGGCGTCGCCGGCCTTCGCGCCGCGCATCCAGTCGCTGCAGCCGCATCTCGGCTCGCCCTGGCCCTCGCTCGCGCTCATCCAGGAACTCCTGATGCTGGAGGACGCGCATGAGGCCGACGCGCTGATCGGGCGGCTCGCGCCCGAAAATCCGCTGGTCGCGTCCGGCGCGGTGAGGATCGAGGGGGAGGGCGCCTACCAGATCGTTCGGCCGGGTGCCGCGACCGGGCTCGCCGTGCTGGGTCGCTCGCTTGACAGCGCGACGCCGCCTGGCGCCTCGCTCGTCACGCGCAGGGCATCGTTCGACCAGTTGGTGGCCTCGCCCGAGACCTTGAGCGCGCTGAAGGACTTCGTCTCCTGGGTCCGGTTCGGCCGGCAGGTCTATCGCGACTGGGGCGCCCGCAAGCTCGGCGGGCCGCTGGTGCTGTTCAACGGCCCAAGCGGCGTCGGCAAGACCTTCGCGGCCTCCGCGGTCGCGGGCGAACTTGCGCGCGCGACCGGCGAGCACTGGGCGCTCTATTCGCTCGATCTCGGCCGGGTGATGAGCAAGTACGTCGGCGAGACCGAGAAGAACATCAACCGGCTGCTCGACGCGGTCTCTGGCCGCCGGGCAATCCTGCAGATCGACGAGGCCGACGGCCTGCTCGGCAAGCGCGGCGACGTTTCCGACGCGCGCGACCGCTATTCGAACCTCGAAGTCTCGCACATGCTGTCGCGCTTCGAGGCGCATGACGGCCCGGTGATCCTGACCACCAACATGCGCGCCAATATCGACGGCGCATTCCTGCGGCGCTTCCAGATCGTCGTCGACTTCCCCGGCCCCGACGCCGCAGCGCGCGAAAAGCTGTGGCGGCTGCTGATCCCGCCCTCCGCCCCGATCGACGAGGCGGTCGAGCCACAGGCGCTCGCGGGGGCCGTGAAGCTCGCAGGCGGCGCGATCCACAACGCCGCCGTCTACGCCTCGATGCTGGCCGCGGGCGAGGGCGGGCCGCTCGGCTACCGCCATTTCGCGCGCGCCGTCTGGTCCGAGCTCAACAAGGAGAGCCGGCAGGTGCGGCGCTCCGAACTCGGCTTCCTCGCCGAGCATCTGGAGAAGGCGTCGTGA
- a CDS encoding BTAD domain-containing putative transcriptional regulator → MATLPAPIAEINLLGTVAVLDRAGERAPLGIAGPTLELFAYLVSFRPRAIRRDHLADLLWEDLDAERSRAALNTALWRVRQATRRFRGAALRSDATVVRLDIEKGVDVDVARLKSVLHDAVAAFSKEDGLPAAPRDQLRAVLSRCDGDFLEGATSSWALVEREECLNLRLRGLTMLMHDAGIRAVYEDALSYGRRILAADPFREAVQCEMMWLYMMTGRRAFALRHYRDYERMLRRELGIAPMAETRAVHDMICADDHQPRHAPALLIGAAAPRRAEFGALLGEIEQDRRSFYRSHFSQGA, encoded by the coding sequence ATGGCGACCCTTCCAGCGCCTATCGCTGAAATCAACCTGCTCGGAACCGTGGCCGTCCTCGACCGGGCGGGGGAGCGGGCGCCGCTTGGCATCGCCGGCCCGACGCTCGAGCTGTTCGCCTATCTCGTCAGCTTCCGGCCGCGCGCGATCCGGCGCGATCATCTGGCCGATCTCCTGTGGGAGGACCTCGACGCCGAGCGCTCCCGCGCCGCCCTCAACACGGCGCTCTGGCGCGTCCGGCAGGCGACGCGCCGGTTCAGGGGCGCCGCGCTCCGCTCCGACGCGACGGTCGTCCGGCTCGACATCGAAAAGGGCGTCGATGTCGACGTCGCCCGTCTGAAGAGCGTGCTCCACGACGCGGTCGCGGCCTTCTCGAAGGAGGACGGGCTTCCGGCCGCGCCGCGCGATCAGCTGCGCGCAGTGTTGTCCCGCTGCGACGGCGATTTCCTGGAGGGCGCGACCTCCAGTTGGGCGCTGGTGGAGCGCGAGGAGTGCCTGAACCTTCGGCTGCGCGGCCTCACCATGCTGATGCACGACGCCGGCATACGAGCGGTCTACGAGGATGCGCTCTCCTATGGCAGGCGCATCCTGGCGGCGGACCCGTTCCGCGAGGCGGTTCAGTGCGAAATGATGTGGCTCTACATGATGACTGGCCGTCGCGCCTTCGCGCTGCGCCATTATCGCGACTATGAGCGGATGCTGCGGCGGGAGCTCGGCATTGCGCCGATGGCCGAGACCCGCGCGGTGCATGACATGATCTGCGCCGACGACCATCAACCCCGCCACGCCCCGGCCCTGCTCATCGGCGCCGCGGCGCCGCGGCGGGCGGAATTCGGGGCGCTGCTCGGAGAGATCGAGCAGGACCGGCGCAGCTTTTACCGCTCGCACTTCTCGCAGGGCGCCTGA
- a CDS encoding phage tail sheath C-terminal domain-containing protein — translation MYQHPGVYIEHVPSGLLSIEAASTSVAAFIGQVKRGAVVTKDAGEPAFVSSASLFASQFGALDGAGGGIRDEGEDPDWFGHAVVSFFGNGGSKAYIIPVGDPTPALSATAGIVDPNDAANAFYFTAASPGAWPNDVFVGLKKTLDDPDDLLDEYELTVGYKPDLTKPIEAIERITGITLNPASGRYIVSKVADGSAIVTVERKAIAGAGGGGKLKATLGAPVAAFGPGSLLATDSIVVAVNAASVTVPFDGTEASLAAVAAKIQKTVRESPTPSTGKTGFVCQVTKDNRLVFIPGGGVAAPLAVVSGGAAALKLGLDPTVAATVPPGALDLAGLDTKTLDIKVGAAAVKTVTFAAPIADLAAVATQIQTQMQANPNANANFRASIEGGRLLLRSEGGAAANAVVVSGGTAAADLGLADAVANSSGRANLVDYPQPFDAAPDKTTESRLTGGVDFGAPKRDQYEAAYFRLRDYRDVSIILLPGHAWIEGGDNAIIEDAVTHAEFMQNRMVIVDPPNSVGGAKLVTAKDVKDLGAPTSPYTALYYPWLTVTNPHYDKDVAANKPKTFDIPPSSFAAGMWARIDASRGVWKAPAGLEATVRGTQGPNVLIGNDVQDNLNEFGVNCLRAIIGPTVIWGARTLATKSKPEFRYVPVRRTQSMIGESLYSALQAVVFEPNDHKLWASLRGSVGDFMDGLFRAGAFQGEKASDAYYVRCGLGATMTQGDIDGGIVRVVVGFAPLKPAEFVVVQIQQIVGQRG, via the coding sequence ATGTATCAGCATCCTGGCGTCTACATCGAACACGTGCCGAGCGGGCTGCTCTCGATCGAGGCCGCCTCCACTTCGGTCGCGGCGTTCATCGGGCAGGTGAAGCGCGGCGCCGTCGTCACGAAGGACGCCGGCGAGCCGGCGTTCGTCTCGAGCGCAAGCCTGTTCGCGAGCCAGTTCGGCGCGCTCGACGGCGCGGGCGGCGGGATCAGGGACGAGGGCGAGGACCCGGACTGGTTCGGCCACGCCGTCGTCTCCTTCTTCGGCAATGGCGGCTCCAAGGCCTACATCATTCCGGTCGGCGATCCGACGCCGGCCCTGTCGGCGACCGCCGGCATCGTCGACCCCAATGACGCCGCGAACGCGTTCTACTTCACCGCCGCGTCGCCGGGAGCATGGCCGAACGACGTCTTCGTCGGCCTGAAGAAGACGCTCGACGATCCGGACGACCTGCTCGACGAATACGAGCTGACGGTCGGCTACAAGCCGGACCTGACGAAGCCGATCGAGGCGATCGAGCGCATCACGGGCATCACGCTCAATCCGGCGAGCGGACGCTACATCGTGTCGAAGGTGGCCGACGGCTCGGCGATCGTCACCGTCGAACGCAAGGCGATCGCAGGTGCCGGCGGCGGCGGCAAGCTGAAGGCGACGCTCGGCGCGCCCGTCGCAGCCTTCGGTCCGGGCTCGCTCCTCGCCACGGATTCGATCGTCGTCGCGGTCAACGCGGCGAGCGTCACCGTGCCGTTCGACGGAACCGAGGCGTCGCTCGCGGCGGTGGCGGCGAAGATCCAGAAGACGGTGCGGGAAAGCCCGACGCCTTCCACGGGCAAGACCGGCTTCGTCTGCCAGGTCACCAAGGACAACCGCCTCGTGTTCATTCCGGGCGGCGGAGTCGCCGCGCCGCTCGCCGTCGTGTCGGGCGGGGCCGCAGCCCTGAAGCTCGGGCTCGACCCGACCGTCGCGGCGACCGTCCCGCCGGGGGCGCTCGATCTCGCGGGCCTCGACACCAAGACGCTCGACATCAAGGTCGGCGCAGCCGCGGTAAAGACCGTGACGTTCGCCGCGCCGATCGCGGACCTTGCAGCCGTCGCGACGCAGATCCAGACGCAGATGCAGGCGAATCCGAACGCCAACGCGAATTTCCGCGCGTCGATCGAGGGCGGCCGGCTCTTGCTTCGCTCCGAGGGCGGCGCGGCGGCGAACGCGGTCGTCGTATCGGGCGGGACGGCCGCGGCTGATCTTGGCCTCGCAGACGCCGTCGCAAACAGCTCGGGACGCGCGAACCTCGTCGACTATCCCCAGCCGTTCGACGCGGCCCCGGACAAAACGACGGAATCGCGTTTGACGGGCGGCGTCGATTTCGGCGCGCCAAAGCGTGACCAGTACGAGGCGGCCTATTTCCGCCTGCGCGACTATCGCGACGTCTCGATCATCCTGCTGCCGGGCCACGCCTGGATCGAGGGCGGCGACAACGCGATCATCGAGGACGCGGTCACGCATGCGGAGTTCATGCAGAACCGGATGGTGATCGTCGATCCGCCGAACTCGGTCGGCGGCGCGAAGCTCGTCACGGCGAAAGACGTCAAGGACCTCGGCGCGCCGACCTCGCCCTATACGGCGCTCTACTATCCCTGGCTGACGGTCACGAACCCGCATTACGACAAGGACGTGGCGGCCAACAAGCCGAAGACCTTCGACATCCCGCCGTCCTCCTTCGCGGCCGGCATGTGGGCGCGGATCGACGCCTCCCGCGGCGTCTGGAAGGCGCCGGCCGGCCTCGAGGCGACCGTGCGCGGCACGCAAGGCCCGAACGTCCTGATCGGCAACGACGTCCAAGACAATCTGAACGAGTTCGGCGTCAATTGCCTTCGGGCCATCATCGGACCGACGGTGATCTGGGGCGCGCGGACGCTCGCCACCAAGTCGAAGCCCGAATTCCGCTACGTCCCGGTGCGCCGCACCCAGAGCATGATCGGCGAGAGCCTCTACTCGGCCCTCCAGGCCGTCGTATTCGAGCCGAACGACCACAAGCTGTGGGCGAGCCTGCGCGGCAGCGTCGGCGACTTCATGGACGGGCTGTTCCGGGCCGGCGCCTTCCAGGGCGAGAAGGCGTCCGACGCCTATTACGTCCGCTGCGGGCTCGGCGCGACCATGACGCAGGGCGACATCGACGGCGGAATCGTCCGCGTCGTGGTCGGCTTCGCGCCGCTCAAGCCCGCCGAATTCGTCGTCGTCCAGATCCAGCAGATCGTCGGCCAGCGCGGCTGA
- a CDS encoding multidrug efflux RND transporter permease subunit → MRLAHFCIDRPIFAAVISVLITLLGAASFFSLPVAQYPEIVPPTVVIRANYPGASAQVVSDTVATPIEQQINGVEDMLYMSSQSTGDGQLTTTITFELGTDLDKAQVLVQNRLSLALPRLPESVSRQGLTVRKSSPDLLLAVHMNSPDNSRDQLYISNYVNLAIRDVLARIKGVGDVRMLGAQDLSMVVWLDPDKAAARNLTAGEIVSALRSQNVQISAGVVNQPPVASSRAFQLNVEALGRLAEPSQFADIVLKTEDGRITRVRDVGRVEVASQTITDKTYIDEFPGIGIGVFQLPGGNALATADEVRSTMTELAKGFPPGVEYRINFDPTRFVSASVNAVYMTIIEAIVLVAFVVILFLQRWRAAIVPIAAIPVSLIGTFAVMAMLGYSLNTLSLLGLVLAIGIVVDDAIIVVENVERNLAEGMTPREAAHVTMDEVGVALIAIALVLMAVFIPAAFLPGIPGRFFEQFAITISVATLISAFVSLTLSPALCAILLKPHDHGEAKPSRFWPARALNWCFAMFNRGFDAMSARYGRMTAKLIRISGVALVVYVGLVALAGWQIWRSPTGFIPEQDQAQLVTIFRLPPGAALDRSDAVVQQIVERLKGVEGVLVTVSSSGIDGATGTNASNVGRVFTVLTPHEERAKTGLTLQKMVRTVNERLADIQDAQIVTVLPPSVRGIGSTGGFKMMLTNQSGASAEEIGRVANDIVAAANRSPELSRVFTPFSTGTPKIFADIDRVKSEMIGVPADRVFEALEVYLGSAYVNDFNMLGRTYRVAAQADAPFRQDAEAIGRFKTRSDSGEMVPLSSVASFREMTGAYRVPRYNLYPAAEIQGSAAPGVSSGQAMAAMERIAGETLPPGYGFQWTELSLQEKLAGNAGMLVFAASVLLVFLLLAAQYESWTLPLAIILIVPMCLLAAVTGLQIRGMPVDILAQAGFVVLIGLAAKNAILIVEFAKQNEERGFPRARAAIDAAKMRLRPILMTSLAFILGVLPLVIATGAGAEMRQALGTSVFYGMIGVTIFGLIFTPVFYVVCRAMAQKPAVRAPAGATVAAE, encoded by the coding sequence ATGCGGCTCGCCCATTTCTGCATCGACCGGCCGATCTTCGCGGCCGTCATCTCGGTCCTGATCACGCTGCTCGGCGCCGCGAGCTTCTTCTCGCTTCCGGTCGCGCAATATCCGGAGATCGTGCCGCCGACGGTCGTCATCCGGGCGAATTATCCGGGCGCCTCGGCGCAGGTCGTCAGCGACACGGTGGCGACCCCGATCGAGCAGCAGATCAACGGCGTCGAGGACATGCTCTACATGTCCAGCCAGTCGACCGGCGACGGCCAGCTCACCACCACCATCACGTTCGAGCTCGGGACCGATCTCGACAAGGCGCAGGTGCTTGTCCAGAACCGGCTGTCGCTCGCGCTGCCGCGACTGCCGGAATCGGTCTCCCGTCAGGGGCTGACGGTGCGAAAATCCTCGCCCGACCTGCTGCTCGCGGTTCACATGAACTCGCCCGACAACAGCCGGGACCAGCTCTACATCTCGAACTATGTGAACCTCGCGATCCGCGACGTGCTGGCGCGCATCAAGGGCGTCGGGGACGTGCGCATGCTCGGCGCGCAGGACCTGTCGATGGTGGTCTGGCTCGACCCCGACAAGGCCGCCGCGCGGAACCTGACGGCCGGCGAGATCGTCTCGGCGCTGCGCTCCCAGAACGTGCAGATCTCGGCCGGCGTCGTGAACCAGCCGCCGGTCGCCTCGAGCCGCGCCTTCCAGCTCAATGTCGAGGCGCTCGGGCGGCTGGCCGAGCCGTCGCAGTTCGCCGACATCGTGCTGAAGACCGAAGACGGCCGGATCACGCGCGTGCGCGACGTCGGCCGCGTCGAGGTCGCGAGCCAGACCATCACGGACAAGACCTATATCGACGAGTTCCCGGGCATCGGCATCGGCGTGTTCCAGCTGCCGGGCGGCAACGCGCTCGCGACCGCCGACGAGGTGCGCTCGACCATGACGGAGCTAGCCAAGGGCTTTCCGCCGGGCGTCGAGTACCGCATCAATTTCGACCCGACGCGCTTCGTCTCGGCCTCGGTCAACGCGGTCTACATGACGATCATCGAGGCGATCGTGCTTGTCGCCTTCGTGGTGATCCTGTTCCTGCAGCGCTGGCGCGCCGCGATCGTGCCGATCGCGGCGATCCCGGTCTCGCTGATCGGCACCTTCGCCGTGATGGCGATGCTGGGCTACTCGCTAAACACGCTGTCGCTGCTCGGCCTCGTGCTCGCGATCGGCATCGTGGTCGACGACGCCATCATCGTGGTCGAGAATGTCGAGCGGAATCTGGCCGAGGGCATGACGCCCCGAGAGGCCGCGCACGTCACCATGGACGAGGTCGGCGTCGCGCTTATCGCGATTGCGCTCGTGCTGATGGCGGTGTTCATCCCGGCCGCCTTCCTGCCCGGCATTCCAGGGCGGTTCTTCGAGCAGTTCGCGATCACGATTTCGGTCGCGACGCTGATCTCGGCCTTCGTGTCGCTGACGCTGTCGCCGGCGCTCTGCGCGATCCTCCTGAAGCCGCATGACCATGGCGAGGCAAAGCCGAGCCGCTTCTGGCCGGCGCGCGCGCTCAACTGGTGCTTCGCCATGTTCAACCGCGGCTTCGACGCGATGTCGGCGCGCTACGGGCGGATGACCGCGAAGCTGATCCGGATCTCGGGCGTCGCGCTCGTGGTCTATGTCGGTCTGGTGGCGCTCGCCGGCTGGCAGATCTGGCGCTCGCCGACCGGCTTCATCCCCGAGCAGGACCAGGCGCAGCTCGTCACGATCTTCCGGCTGCCGCCCGGCGCCGCGCTCGATCGCTCCGACGCGGTCGTGCAGCAGATCGTCGAGCGGCTGAAGGGCGTGGAGGGCGTGCTCGTCACCGTGTCGTCGAGCGGCATCGATGGCGCGACCGGCACCAACGCCTCGAATGTCGGCCGCGTCTTCACCGTGCTGACGCCGCATGAGGAGCGCGCCAAGACGGGCCTGACGCTCCAGAAGATGGTGCGGACGGTCAACGAGCGGCTCGCCGACATCCAGGACGCGCAGATCGTGACCGTGCTGCCGCCCTCCGTGCGCGGCATCGGATCGACCGGCGGCTTCAAGATGATGCTGACCAACCAGTCGGGCGCGAGCGCCGAGGAGATCGGCAGGGTCGCGAACGATATCGTCGCGGCGGCGAACCGCTCGCCAGAGCTCAGCCGCGTCTTCACCCCGTTCAGCACGGGCACGCCAAAAATCTTCGCCGACATCGACCGCGTGAAGTCGGAGATGATCGGCGTGCCGGCGGATCGGGTGTTCGAGGCGCTCGAGGTCTATCTCGGCTCGGCTTATGTCAATGATTTCAACATGCTAGGCCGAACCTACCGGGTCGCCGCGCAGGCCGACGCGCCGTTCCGCCAGGACGCCGAGGCGATCGGCCGGTTCAAGACGCGGAGCGATTCAGGCGAGATGGTCCCGCTGAGCTCGGTCGCCTCGTTCCGCGAGATGACCGGCGCCTATCGCGTGCCGCGCTACAATCTTTATCCGGCGGCCGAGATTCAGGGCTCCGCGGCGCCCGGCGTCTCGTCTGGGCAGGCGATGGCCGCGATGGAGCGGATCGCGGGCGAAACGCTGCCGCCCGGTTACGGCTTCCAGTGGACCGAACTGTCCTTGCAGGAAAAGCTCGCGGGCAATGCCGGCATGCTGGTGTTCGCGGCCTCGGTGCTGCTCGTCTTCCTGCTGCTCGCCGCGCAATATGAGAGCTGGACGCTGCCGCTCGCCATCATCCTGATCGTGCCGATGTGCCTGCTCGCGGCCGTAACGGGGCTGCAGATCCGGGGTATGCCGGTCGACATCCTGGCGCAGGCCGGCTTCGTGGTGCTGATCGGCCTCGCGGCCAAGAACGCCATCCTGATCGTCGAATTCGCCAAGCAGAACGAGGAGCGCGGATTTCCGCGCGCCCGCGCCGCGATCGACGCCGCAAAGATGCGGCTGCGGCCGATCCTGATGACCTCGCTCGCCTTCATCCTCGGCGTGCTGCCGCTGGTGATCGCGACCGGCGCCGGCGCCGAGATGCGGCAGGCGCTCGGCACCTCGGTGTTCTACGGCATGATCGGCGTGACGATCTTCGGCCTGATCTTCACGCCGGTGTTCTACGTCGTCTGCCGCGCAATGGCGCAAAAGCCCGCCGTCCGAGCGCCGGCCGGCGCGACCGTCGCGGCCGAGTAA
- a CDS encoding Pvc16 family protein — translation MAAPTSPLAIAADGVADALQTFFADTVLVSVDTPFAAAEKAKASSKHFINLFFYRVAHSGFHAAQSNRQPLFLRVQCLVTPFPGKFENGESAEPYPDLRILGEAIRFFHNQNVTDPKPLKNSGGAQTEYALECTLLQPNMEELNHIWTTQGSELAYRLSAVYEFSLIPIEPITVAAEPPKVRAATIDISPTSLVPGATTFGAETRAIALRGVDDAAPPTNWLPVVMLREGARLTNAITVAPAANAIDLALAGLPGGLAALDLAFQDETGAAIGAAATTFETIDAALLDDEAAALSLPVTKPASARTLRIRARPGRVSGGANQVEPNAPFSHSLTVTFGDAP, via the coding sequence ATGGCCGCGCCCACCTCACCGCTTGCGATCGCGGCCGACGGCGTCGCCGACGCGCTGCAGACGTTTTTTGCCGACACGGTGCTGGTCTCGGTCGACACGCCGTTCGCGGCGGCCGAGAAGGCCAAGGCGAGCTCCAAGCACTTCATCAACCTGTTCTTCTACCGCGTCGCCCATTCGGGCTTTCACGCGGCGCAGTCCAACCGGCAGCCGTTGTTCCTGCGCGTGCAGTGCCTGGTGACGCCGTTCCCCGGCAAGTTCGAGAACGGCGAGTCGGCCGAGCCGTATCCAGATTTGAGGATCCTCGGAGAGGCGATCAGGTTCTTCCACAACCAGAACGTCACCGACCCGAAGCCGCTGAAGAACAGCGGCGGCGCACAGACCGAGTACGCGCTCGAATGCACGCTGCTCCAGCCGAACATGGAGGAGCTGAACCACATCTGGACGACGCAAGGGAGCGAGCTCGCCTACCGCCTCAGCGCCGTCTACGAATTCTCGCTGATCCCGATCGAGCCGATCACCGTCGCGGCCGAGCCGCCCAAGGTGCGCGCCGCGACCATCGACATCTCGCCCACCTCCCTCGTGCCGGGAGCGACGACGTTCGGCGCCGAGACGCGCGCCATCGCGCTGCGCGGCGTGGACGACGCCGCGCCGCCGACCAACTGGCTTCCGGTCGTCATGCTGCGCGAGGGCGCGCGGCTCACCAATGCGATCACCGTCGCGCCCGCCGCGAACGCGATCGACCTCGCGCTCGCCGGGCTTCCGGGCGGCCTCGCCGCGCTTGACCTCGCCTTCCAAGACGAAACCGGCGCCGCGATCGGGGCAGCGGCGACGACCTTCGAGACCATCGACGCGGCGCTGCTCGACGACGAGGCCGCCGCCCTGTCGCTGCCAGTCACAAAACCCGCGAGCGCCAGGACGCTGCGAATCCGCGCGCGGCCCGGTCGGGTCTCGGGCGGCGCCAATCAGGTCGAACCCAACGCCCCTTTTTCGCACAGCCTGACCGTGACCTTCGGGGACGCGCCATGA